In Amphiprion ocellaris isolate individual 3 ecotype Okinawa chromosome 3, ASM2253959v1, whole genome shotgun sequence, one genomic interval encodes:
- the uevld gene encoding ubiquitin-conjugating enzyme E2 variant 3, whose protein sequence is MDLKSDRIERILSKYKFHDVAVEELQKIHRIYPGMRPSTGTYTFSDSTQKDLLKLTGNIPVKYEGRSYNFPIQLWLMDSFPFTPPICLLKPTPNMVIREGKHVDARGRIYLPGLHNWDHPKSSVVGLLTEMIAKFEEDPPLSSKNAADNKDPHELLAFVSNLQINDGGVRHHDQPINKVSVIGGGDLGMASVMSVLSKCKVDKLVFIDVAESSTKGGSTDLEIFSLPKVEVSRDLSASAGSRVVVVTANAWSSEQSYVSVVQTNVDLYRGIIPNLARLSPNAVMLIASQPVDIMTHVAWRQSGLPPTRVIGAGCNLDSERLSHVLDINLNTHKPAWVIGELSDNKVAVMSSAGLGSNVMPEIAPGSNSTKPLLDRAFDIMKNRGQRSWSVGLSIADITNSILTDKMKAHSVSTLAQGWGGIGAEVFLSLPCIMGANGSTRLAGVSLGQEDDAKVRESVTSLSNLMSQLKI, encoded by the exons ATGGACCTCAAGTCGGATAGAATAGAGCGGATCCTCTCCAAG TACAAATTTCATGATGTGGCCGTTGAGGAGCTGCAGAAAATCCATCGAATCTACCCCGGGATGAGACCATCCACAGGCACATACA CTTTCAGTGACAGCACCCAAAAGGATCTTCTGAAATTAACTGGTAACATTCCGGTCAAATATGAGG GTCGCTCTTACAACTTCCCCATTCAGCTGTGGCTCATGGACTCCTTCCCCTTCACTCCTCCCATATGCCTCCTCAAACCCACTCCCAACATGGTCATCAGAGAGGGCAAGCATGTTGATGCCCGAGGACGGATCTACCTCCCGGGTCTGCATAACTGGGATCAT CCCAAGTCCTCTGTGGTGGGTCTTCTGACTGAGATGATTGCCAAGTTTGAGGAGGATCCTCCGCTGTCATCAAAGAATGCAGCAGACAACAAAGACCCCCATGAGCTCCTGGCATTTGTCTCTAATTTGCAGATCAATGATG GTGGAGTCAGACATCATGATCAGCCTATCAACAAAGTCTCAGTTATTGGAGGAGGAGATTTAGGAATGGCATCAGTGATGAGCGTTTTATCTAAG TGCAAGGTGGATAAACTTGTTTTCATTGACGTCGCTGAGAGTTCCACAAAGGGTGGCAGCACGGACCTGGAGATTTTCAGTCTGCCAAAGGTTGAGGTATCCAGAG ATTTGTCGGCATCTGCAGGCTCCAGGGTTGTCGTAGTGACGGCGAATGCGTGGAGCAGCGAGCAGTCGTACGTTAGCGTGGTTCAGACGAATGTCGACTTGTACAGAGGGATAATCCCAAACCTGGCACGTCTCAGCCCTAATGCTGTGATGCTCATCGCGTCACAACCAG TTGACATCATGACCCACGTAGCCTGGAGGCAGAGCGGCCTCCCTCCAACACGGGTGATCGGAGCCGGCTGTAACCTGGACTCAGAGCGGCTCAGTCATGTCCTGGACATTAACCTGAACACTCACAAACCGGCATGGGTCATAGGAGAACTTTCAGACAACAAAG TTGCTGTGATGAGTAGCGCTGGGCTCGGCTCCAACGTAATGCCAGAGATCGCCCCAGGATCCAACTCTACCAAACCGTTGTTAGACAG AGCGTTTGACATCATGAAGAATCGAGGCCAGCGCTCGTGGTCCGTGGGTCTCTCCATTGCTGATATCACAAACAGCATCCTGACAGATAAGATGAAGGCACACTCTGTCTCCACGCTGGCTCAG GGCTGGGGGGGCATCGGTGCAGAGGTGTTCCTCAGCCTGCCATGCATTATGGGAGCAAACGGCTCCACGCGCCTGGCCGGTGTGTCACTGGGACAAGAAGACGACGCCAAAGTCAGAGAAAGTGTCACCTCACTTTCTAACCTCATGAGTCAGCTCAAGATATGA